The DNA sequence ttcagaagaggagggggtgatgcttcccccctcaccacgcacacgcagacagctgaaaagacaggagagaagggggggaaggcgggcagtacctgaggggcagttaaggaggagcgaaagattgcgcgcccgtttggccccttcttaaagaacaggcgggaagaagtcccttgctctgtcaactttctcccaatgccgcaggacctgtatccctgtattgattcatgagaaaacgcagtctttgtttggacattaccctaataaaacacgaattaactacaatcgttggtctggttcctgagtcacatcctgggcctgacaccaccCCACGGAAAGGCAACCATCCCAATGCAAACACAAATGCAATGGGAATAAATAACACACTGTTTGAAAGATTTACAAACATGTATTTTTACAGTGTAGATTAAATACTCAACAATAAGTGCAGCAGGGTGGGTGAACTGGCTGATTCTGATCCAGCCAGCCCATGCCAGGATGAGGCCACCGGCAGAGCTATTCCACTCCTAGCTGGCATGTgtccacttgggggggggggcagaggagggggaggctggAAGTCCCACTTATAGGTTTAGATGCTTCAGGTGCTGCTGAAAGATTTCCTCGGCCCTCTGTAGGTACTCTGCAGTCTTCTTCTTCACGGCTTCCCTGCGGGCTGCATCTGGGTCCACTGAAAGCAggaaggaatgggggggggatcttGCTCTTACTTTGCAGCCTGTACTgaagcccctcccccccagcttCTAGCTATGGCCCCCAAGCAAAGAAAGGGAGGGCAGGTGGCTGGCTGGAGCACCCCAAACAGCAGGCAAAGGGGTCTCGGTCGAAACCACGCTCGCATGGAGCAAACTCCACACGGACCCCTGGTAGGGGAGAGATGCGTGGcaaggggggcagagaaaggagcATCCCTAGGCTGGGGTGTGGGCATCCGGGTGTCTTCATGCCAGGACTCACTCCAGTTCTTCCTTCCCCAAGAAGGCCCCAACTCCACCTGCCTTCACTGGAAAGCACAGGTGCTCTCAACCTTGACCCCTCCCCAGTGCTTCAgataggctttaaaaaaaacaacaacaaccatttatctcccccccctttttttaaaaaagtaaggcaggattttttaaaaaggaaaagtacAGGAAAACTGTCTGAGGAATTTTAATGACCTCTCTGGCCCCAACCCAATCAGCGCTATGCACTGCACTGGCAGTTTGAGCTGCAAAACATGCAggaccattcccccccccccccaaaaaataagctTAATCTGGGAGTGACGATGGTATGCCTGAGAGAAATCTCCTGCACCCCTGGAAGGCTTACTGTTCAAATGATGCACATCTGTCCTGCATCCCACAGTTCAGACAAGGAGGGCCATTCATGAAGGTGAGGTGGGGGCCAGGATGCCTTGGTTCTTGCCAGAGATCTTCAAAGGGGACGTTTACAGCCTGAGAAGCCTGTTTTACTGGACCTGCTTCCTAGAGGCCTGGAGACAAGGCCTCTGGTTCTACCTCTGGGGGCTCAACACTCAGGAACCGACTGCTGTTCCCACAACTACCAGCCACTCCACGTGGGGAGACGTCAGATGCCCAGGCGGCTGGATCCCTTTGGGGCCAGGCAACCCGCATTACCTTGCAGTCCCTGGAGCAACAGGTCAACGCCACTGCGGTAGCTGCAGAAGGCCCCCTGGTAGTCTTTGGCTGCTTCCCCCTCCAAGGCCTGCCTGATGTGCTCCGTGGCCAAGGGCAGGTACGCGCCAGGGTCCGACACACTTGCTCCTTCCTTGGCTACCTGCCCTGCTCCTGCGCCAGGGGCTGCTCTGTGTCCCGAGGCAGGGAGAGCAGCCAGGTCTTCCTCATGGGAGGGGCAGGGTGCACCAGGCTCTGGGAAACAAGGACAAAGGCTGAGGCAAAGATGAACGCCTACCCTACCCACTTCACCTCACCCCACAGCTGGATCTCCACCACCCCTGACTCCAACCCATTGAAGACCTCCCCACCCCAGAGCTGAGGGGGGCAgcacaaagaaagaaaagacagaCCCCAACAGAATTCTGCTCCCAACCAAGTAGCTTTCCCCACCTTCCCAAGCTGCACTGGGGCCAGTGCTCACCAGCCTTGGTTTCACCACCCCTACTTTGGCCAAGCCCGGCCTGCCCGCTTTGCCCCTGCACTTTCCAGCCCACCTACCTTCCTTTGAGAAGGGATCGAACAGCGCCAGCTCCTGGACCGACAAGGGGCAACAGGAAGGCGAACCCATggccctctccccttcctcctcctcctcttcctccccaaagGCAAAGAGAGCATCCAAGGCCTTGTCATCGTCACACTTCATGGGCGAGGAGGGACTCCCTGCACCAGGGACAGTGATTAGTGCAACGCatcatggggggtgggggtagagGGAGGGCCCCCGGGCAGGTTTACAGccaactactgtaatgtgctctacctggggttacccttgaaaacggtccggaaattacaactgatacagaatgcggtggcacgattgattaagaacagccatcaccgtgatcatatcactccggtgttagtagatctacactggctaccagttgcttaccgggcccaattcgaggtgttggtgttgaccttcaaagccctatacggtttcggcccagtttatctgaaggagcacctccagcatcaccaattatgccgcctgacgagatcagccacacaagaccttctctcagtcccaccagttaaaacagcgaggctggtgcggactagagagagggccttctcaatcgtggcccccaacctctggaactcccttcctttcggcCTTCGccgtgccccctccctgacaggtttccgccgagccttgaagacctggctgttcaggcaggcctatgggatccctggggtgggttagcttttaatactgttattaatcagaattgtagtgtttagtctaattattgattgtggctctcattgttttatattgtattttattgtattgatgtgcgtcgcctagagtggctgttaattcggccagataggcgactcataaataaatttttattattataacctAAGATGGGATGTTTAGCAATCAACACACCAGGGAACTGAAGGGCAGAATTACTGTACAAGATGTACCAATGGTGTGTTCAggataaggcaggttcctgtgcTCCTATTTCAATCAGCCCctctattcagaaccatgaggactggagtcTTATTTCATTTTAGGGCAAGGACCGTAGCTCAAAGGTAGAGaaggtgctttgcatgcaagctcggtacaaggcagcttaTTCAGAGAGTCAGTCTCCAGAGTCAGGGTGGGGAGCTCTCCAGACagctgttgggctccaactcccatcatccagtgcctgatgggagctggaatccaacaacatctggagggaatcaGATCCCCCATCGCTAAGCCTCTCTCGGTCCCCCGATTGCTGAACGAATGGCCACAAATTCCCTCTTCCCTGGAAAAGTGCACCACAATCCCACCGCCCTtcaggcagatgctctccccctTCACACGGGATTCTGGAGCGGCCGAGGGCGTTCAGAGCTGCAATGCAAGCATCTCCCCGCAGGAAAAGCCAGCAGCACTGGAGCCTCCTTCCAAACTGTTGGCACCCCGTGAACCCAACTCTCCTCCCCCCCAGGCCTAGCACATGCTTGGGTCCTGTCACCTATGGCTGCACTGGCTGAGGATACGGCGGAAGGGCCGGGCCAGTGCAAGTGTTGGGAAGTTGGGCAGCTTCCCCATGAAACTTTAAAAGGGAGGGCGACTTGAATTCAGAGACAGAGTGTATTCAGCCCCTCTTCAGGGATGGGAAGCCTCTGgaccgggggccaaatgtggccctccagacttctTCACCTGGCCCTCAGGACCGTCCCCAGCCCACACTCCTCTCCCCAAGCTGGAGCCCTCATTGGCTCTGCTCCATCATGGTGCTTAAGTGCTTTCGCTTGCCTGGAATGAACTGGAACCATGCCTCTAGTGTGCCTGAATAAAGAGGGTGCGGGCGTGTGCACATCCATGCGTGTGTGCTTgtgcagaaccttgaacttttgtgtggctggaacatGTGGCCCCCTGTACAAAGGTACACGTGTCGCTCCgtccactgttgcctctggccccgcccacacCCACCACCGAGATGTGGCCCCTGGAGGTTGCTCACACACGGGTGTGGCCCTTGCACTGAAGAAGGTTCTCCATTCTAGGTGGAAAGAAGGGGTGGCAATTTCACCAGCACCCCCCCCTTCACAGGAGCCCTCACTGCAGCAGCTGTTCCCTCTGGgggtgtagaaaaagagaaaaaaagaaaatggggaagggtacccatctcctcccccctcccaacttttTCGCAGGTCTCTGCTTGTGTAAGGATAATTGCAAGAATTGCACATGAGCACGTGCAGACTGCCTTTCTCTCCTGAGGGATCATAAATGGTTCTCACAGAAGGCAAGCTGAATGGAAACTGGATCCCTGACCTGCTTTGCTTTGGATACCTTCCTCCTTTGGTTTGGGCTCCCAGTCACCACACTCCTCGCTTGCTGCCTCTGCGACTCTGCAGGATCGCTGCTCCGAATGCAGGGGGGGTCCCTGCTCATCGACAGACCTCAGCGCATCCTCCCCTGGCTCTACTCCTTCCGATGGCGGCACGGGGACCAGAGGGGGAGGCAGAGATGGCAGGTCATACTTCTCCAGGGgtctctgcccctccccacccTGAAAGACAGTGTACACCCAGATGTCTATGGGTGGGGTTCTTTATACgggggctggggctgcaggcaagGACCCTGCACTGCTTTTGCAGCCAGAGAGGGGGCCCAGGAACACCATGCACAAAGACGGCTCTCACACTTTGGGGGGCTGGGGAAGGAGACCACTTAAACATTGCTGTGGGGGCTCTCGGAGGACAACTTAATATAtataccctccccttaaatattagacaggcaccatctctgctatctttttggcacctactgaagaccttcctctttcaacaagccttttaagtagagaccttatcccagtctgtgtctgtgttggaattgctttttaatatgtttttaaactttaaaaaaaaaaaaaaatagatctttttaaaggttttagtattgttgttattgctcgatttatatcccgctcttcctcccagcaggagcccaaaatgtttttaaagatgttttgttttaatatattttaaagtctgtttttatgatgtgttaaagtgtttttggtgcttttgtttgccgccctgggctcctactgagagaaaggtcgggatataaatctaataaataaataaattaataaaaatatttgcttTACAAACCTAATCTCATATGTTAATATTTCTCTCCTCAGTACCAACATCATCGTCAACACCAGTGCCGCACTATGAAAACCACACCAGCCTGAAGCCAGGCCTTGTCAGCCTGTTGAGCTATCCAGCCCTGGTTGAAATGGCCTCAAACTCCATCATGagggaaaaaaaaatcaagtgcaACCTTTCTGCACCCACTGAACagagctcatggaccacagctgGAGAACTTCTGGTCCAAGGATTCAGAGCAGAGCACCTTGGAAGGGACTGGGGCCCGGGAAACACGACctcagcacccacccaccccacctccatTTGCCCAACCAAAATACCCGAAAGAATTCCTTGAGCTGAGGACTGTTGTTCAAAGCCGGGATATGCACTGTGAATCGCAACATGGCCTCGGCCGCTTTTCGCCGCTCCTCAATCACCTCGGGCTCAAATCGGCCTGCAGGGAAGAAAAGCGCCACATCACAGGGGGGCATCAGAACCCCCCCCCCGGTGGGCCAGCAGCAGCGGCAACCCTGGAGACGTACGTTATTTTTAGGAGGCCTCAACTTTTCTCGCCTAGCGAAAATTCACCAGCCAAAACCTTCAGCCACAGACCGTCAAAAATGGACTCAATGTtagtggggtcatccaatgaagttttaagttgagacctatcccagtctgcgtctgtggttagagttgcttttaatatgttttctttaataatatgtttttaaccctttttaaaatatgttcttaaagctttttttttttttaatgttaacgttgttatgttttaatgtactttaaggtctttttatgatgttttaaggtgcttttagcgtttctgtttgccgccctgggctgctgctgggctgaagagcaggatataaatcaaataataaataaataaataaataagcaagctgaCCGCGGGAAGACTAAGGGGGGCAGGCAAAACGAGGCACTTCTGCACATGGGACCTAGTCAAGCCATGGGATTTGCTACCgcaggaggcagcgatggccaccaatttggaggtTAGGCCAACCAGTCGCTGGGgatcacaagcggggagagttGCCGTTGCACTCATGCTGCAGGCTGCTTCCCaggagaggcatctggctggcccctgagaaagcaggatgctggagtagatgggcccccttGAGCCTGACCCAGCTGCAGCTGCCGCAGGGCTCTTCTGGTGGCCTTAAAGCCTTCTCTTCCTTTCGCTTCAGCATCCTGTACCAAACCGCAGAAAGCCAGAGGTCCCTAGAAAGTTTCTGGGGAAAACTAGGAAACTAGCAACAAGGGATTGGGGGGCAAGTTTGGCTGAGACAGGCCACCTGTCTAACTCCCTCCCCAAAGAAGTTCATAGAAacgtagcgttggaaggggcctttaaggccatcaagtccagtcccctactcaatacaggaatccagcgTAAAGCACCATGTGGCATCCCCGCACCTTGCTATCTTTTGGCCTCTTCTTTTTCATTGTATCTTAATTCTCCCACGGattttaaagtggtttaaactATCTGAGAATTCTTTCCTTTgctgttttaactctttttttattATCAGACTCGCTTATTGTAATTTGTTGCTTTAAGAGGTTATAAAAAACCCTGAAATCAATGGTGAACAGCAGCATAAACACCTttcaataaaatatatacatatttgtatgaCAGGCCTTCAAGAAAATCACCTATGTCACAGAGCAGATTGCTTCCGTTAAAGGTCTTAAGACTAAAATATTAGGAAAAACTTTCTGACAGCACTAACAGTTTGACAGTGGAATGGGCTGCCTCTGAAAGTGCAGGAGCCTCCTTCATTGGAAGTTTGTAAGCAGAAGCTGGATGGCCACATTGGGGATGCTCGAGTAGTGGATTTCATGCCTCAGCAGGAGGGGTGGACTGGATGACCcttgaggtcccttccaaatcTATCAACCTGTGATGAGCATCTCCTATTCTTTGTCCCAGCATCTAGCACTCAGCTGCGACACAGAAGTGCCACTGAGCTAACTGACAGAACTAGCCTTCAAAGAAGCACCCAGCAAAGTGGCAGGTCAGAGCAGGCCGTACACTTCAAGTCCTTCCAAAATGGAAAGGGTGTTGACACATAAGGTGATCCTGCCTCTCTGAGGTCAggcgcttgctgctgctgccactgagtCCCAGCCGCCAGCATCCCTCCCAGCCTGAGCCCCTCACCAAAGACTTGAGccttggggaaggaggggaagtccTCCAGCCGCCGGAAGAGGTTGCGGTGAGTGTAGGCCAGGTCTCCATGCAGCTTCTTGAAGTCACTGTACCGTCTCCAGACCACAATCTGCAGGATGGAACAGCAGTGAGAGCCCAGCTGGAACAGCCCTGTggtgctcccctccccatggcacaggaagctgccttgaacaGAGTCAGGCCAACGGGCCCACCTGAGCATCTTCTACacctgactggaagcagctctccagggcaccAGACAGGAGTCtagccagccctacttggagggattgaaccagggctggcgccagagggtggccaggttgggccctggctgagggcccctgcggctcagaggggcccctccttagggtgtgagaCTAGCGCTCCTATTCTGTGATCTGTGGTAATGttgactcccaaccctgctgcagattgcagagagggagctcctagcCCCCCCCTTATACAGACCGTGCAGACCTGCAATGCCTGGCCACATGTCCTACCTCTCCATTACCATGGATGTTGTGCACACTGTGCACATACCcacaatcaaccaagatggcggcagaggctcctCTAAGGTGAACGGCAGGCATCTGCACGTGTAGCATAGTGCAGGGCATTCACATGaagtgacaggagaggtaggttggGCTTGTGTGGGGGAGCCGtggacctggggcaggctggtgcccaagagcccagtcatgcctggcgccagccctggactGAACCCAGCACCTGctacatgcaaatcagatgctctgccactgagctacatccctcccctgccgccctgggcttctgctgggaggaagggcgggataatgaGTTTAATGAATAAATAGACAAATAAGAATGCCTCCAAAAATCCTCTCTCCACAACTAGATCCCACCTTCAACCAGTTGAGGAGCCCCACCTACACTCCTCTGTTCAGCAGTGAGTAATGCTCATatatatagatacacacacactaaCTACATTGGAAATTTACCATTCCTGCAAGGAGCTTCAGTTGGTGTACATGATTCCTGCCCCtccttcacaacagccctgggaggtaggttaggctgaaagatgtcaactggcccaaggtcacccaatgagctttatagcagagtagagatttgaacctaggtctctaaccgctacaccacccCGGCTCTTAAGCAAGCGCTGTCTCTGGAGCACTTGTGGCAACCAGGACATGTGGCCGGCCACCTGCAACATTTGGTACCACACTCAAAAAGTGAATGCATCAAGAAGGAATAACCTGAAGGTATGATGTTCacgaaagccagtgtggtgtcgtggttaaggtgttggactacgacctgggagaccaggatttgaatccccacagagccatgaagctccctgggtgaccttgggccagtcactgcctctcag is a window from the Rhineura floridana isolate rRhiFlo1 chromosome 22, rRhiFlo1.hap2, whole genome shotgun sequence genome containing:
- the SNX15 gene encoding sorting nexin-15 isoform X3, with the translated sequence MSRRAKEEYQRHYSVTEPRSHPKGYTEYKVTAKIVVWRRYSDFKKLHGDLAYTHRNLFRRLEDFPSFPKAQVFGRFEPEVIEERRKAAEAMLRFTVHIPALNNSPQLKEFFRGGEGQRPLEKYDLPSLPPPLVPVPPSEGVEPGEDALRSVDEQGPPLHSEQRSCRVAEAASEECGDWEPKPKEEGIQSKAGSPSSPMKCDDDKALDALFAFGEEEEEEEGERAMGSPSCCPLSVQELALFDPFSKEEPGAPCPSHEEDLAALPASGHRAAPGAGAGQVAKEGASVSDPGAYLPLATEHIRQALEGEAAKDYQGAFCSYRSGVDLLLQGLQVDPDAARREAVKKKTAEYLQRAEEIFQQHLKHLNL
- the SNX15 gene encoding sorting nexin-15 isoform X1, translating into MSRRAKEEYQRHYSVTEPRSHPKGYTEYKVTAKFVSRVNPEDVKEIVVWRRYSDFKKLHGDLAYTHRNLFRRLEDFPSFPKAQVFGRFEPEVIEERRKAAEAMLRFTVHIPALNNSPQLKEFFRGGEGQRPLEKYDLPSLPPPLVPVPPSEGVEPGEDALRSVDEQGPPLHSEQRSCRVAEAASEECGDWEPKPKEEGIQSKAGSPSSPMKCDDDKALDALFAFGEEEEEEEGERAMGSPSCCPLSVQELALFDPFSKEEPGAPCPSHEEDLAALPASGHRAAPGAGAGQVAKEGASVSDPGAYLPLATEHIRQALEGEAAKDYQGAFCSYRSGVDLLLQGLQVDPDAARREAVKKKTAEYLQRAEEIFQQHLKHLNL
- the SNX15 gene encoding sorting nexin-15 isoform X4; the encoded protein is MSSAAFTIVVWRRYSDFKKLHGDLAYTHRNLFRRLEDFPSFPKAQVFGRFEPEVIEERRKAAEAMLRFTVHIPALNNSPQLKEFFRGGEGQRPLEKYDLPSLPPPLVPVPPSEGVEPGEDALRSVDEQGPPLHSEQRSCRVAEAASEECGDWEPKPKEEGIQSKAGSPSSPMKCDDDKALDALFAFGEEEEEEEGERAMGSPSCCPLSVQELALFDPFSKEEPGAPCPSHEEDLAALPASGHRAAPGAGAGQVAKEGASVSDPGAYLPLATEHIRQALEGEAAKDYQGAFCSYRSGVDLLLQGLQVDPDAARREAVKKKTAEYLQRAEEIFQQHLKHLNL
- the SNX15 gene encoding sorting nexin-15 isoform X5, which gives rise to MSRRAKEEYQRHYSVTEPRSHPKGYTEYKVTAKFVSRVNPEDVKEIVVWRRYSDFKKLHGDLAYTHRNLFRRLEDFPSFPKAQVFGRFEPEVIEERRKAAEAMLRFTVHIPALNNSPQLKEFFRGGEGQRPLEKYDLPSLPPPLVPVPPSEGVEPGEDALRSVDEQGPPLHSEQRSCRVAEAASEECGDWEPKPKEEEPGAPCPSHEEDLAALPASGHRAAPGAGAGQVAKEGASVSDPGAYLPLATEHIRQALEGEAAKDYQGAFCSYRSGVDLLLQGLQVDPDAARREAVKKKTAEYLQRAEEIFQQHLKHLNL
- the SNX15 gene encoding sorting nexin-15 isoform X2, giving the protein MSRRAKEEYQRHYSVTEPRSHPKGYTEYKVTAKFVSRVNPEDVKEIVVWRRYSDFKKLHGDLAYTHRNLFRRLEDFPSFPKAQVFGRFEPEVIEERRKAAEAMLRFTVHIPALNNSPQLKEFFRGGEGQRPLEKYDLPSLPPPLVPVPPSEGVEPGEDALRSVDEQGPPLHSEQRSCRVAEAASEECGDWEPKPKEEGSPSSPMKCDDDKALDALFAFGEEEEEEEGERAMGSPSCCPLSVQELALFDPFSKEEPGAPCPSHEEDLAALPASGHRAAPGAGAGQVAKEGASVSDPGAYLPLATEHIRQALEGEAAKDYQGAFCSYRSGVDLLLQGLQVDPDAARREAVKKKTAEYLQRAEEIFQQHLKHLNL